In the Populus trichocarpa isolate Nisqually-1 chromosome 8, P.trichocarpa_v4.1, whole genome shotgun sequence genome, ATCCATCGATAGCCATCTAGCTACACCTAATTGATCTAACCATTTGGCAACTAGTTCACTCTCTTATAATCTGCAGATTTCCACTGTCCTTATAGCATTATTGGTGGCACTGTTCTTTTAAGTGGGACAGTGGACTTGTTTCATTTTTCAGATTATATTTCTTAATCCCTGTGGCATTTAGTTGTTTTCCCTATTCTATAATTATTTGGTATTGATATTGCAGGAGGCAATTACCACCAATtagatcttatttttttcttcctctgatTCTCTTGCCATGGGTTGCCGGAGCTGCATGTAAGTGTTCCTTGAACATGGATCATATTACATATTTGAAAGTCCAATTTGTCAAGTTCAACTTACTGCAAAGAGATTTAAGTGGCATTTGTTTTCCCTCTAAGAGCAGTACATTTCCAAATGAGGTCATTGATTGTTCTACTGTATACCCTCTgctgcaatttcttttttcttacaagAAGGCTGTCTTGTTATTTGTAGTCGTCCATGTGAAGAGACCTTTGAATGATCGGTGCCACATGGGGACTCATTGGATCGTTCCAGTTGTGTGCCTTCACACAATATATGTTGCTGCTCTGGTTGGATTCACATGGGCAATTCGGCATATAGAGTTCAGGTTTAATGAACTCAAAGACTTATGGCAGGGGATACTTGTTTCGTCTTTATCTATTGGTAAGACTTTTGTCTGAGACTCTTAGGTCTATGTAGTGCACTGTAATTGGGATTTCTTTCTCTACAAACTTTCATTTCTCCCTGCATAAGGCAAGAAGTCCCATAATCCGAGGACCAATCGCCTGGTGGAAATGAGAAGTCATTTGATGATGGACAATATTTTGACATGATTAAGCTTGGTCATGATCTTTATGTTTTATCTGTTTTCCAAGGAACCAAATCCACCTATGGTATTTCATGGGTTGATATACCATAAGCTCATTTAGCTTTGTCTTGCTTCCTTGGGAAGGCCACTGTACACCccaaaagttatattttcaagtttgcTTGTGTTAGCTCTCATAGGCATCACTGGCTCTTTACCAAGGGTCATAAACTTTCtagagaaatttattaaaaccaaCATGGTGTTAGAATCTATTTGTTTAAAAAGCTCTATTGTTCAAATCTCATGATCTATTGTGTCTAGTAGATGCAACAATATAAAACTTTACAGTTGCACTTAGATTCCTTGTTGTGGTCCATGTGATAGTGGCCTGAATCTAATTCAAGATTAATGTGTAGGACCTGCATGTTTTTGGGTTGTCCGCTTGGCTTAGTCATGGGACTGAAAAGCAGCTACAAATTCATTGGTTTCTTTTACGGGACTGCTACTGTTGAAGGTCTAGGTCTGCAACAAGTACATAAAATCTGGAATGGATTATACAGGGCTTTCATATAatgttaacaaaaataaatagatactgGACGAAAGGACCACACTAAAATTCAACCAGAATTGAAAATTGAGTAGTTGATATGTTATTCATATATGATAATGATTGAGTAATTGCTTGAACAATTAATCCAAAGGGTAATAAGACATTGAGATATTGGTCAAATTACCAACTAATTGTAAGCTGCTTGTCAAAGCAGTATATGGATGATCAGTTTGACCTCTCTCCATGgtctttccttttaatttctacTCTTTTCTACTTGCAGGGATATGGTTTGCTGCTTATATTTCAAATGAAACTCGTGATGACATCTGGTGGCTCCAAGTTGCCTCCAGAATTTTGCTTTTGATAACAGTATGTTTCTGTTGTCTGGATCTTTCTCTATTTCTACTTACTGGTGGCATCACTGGTTGATTTGATTCAATTAGTTAGTTTTCTGCTTATATGTATTGCTAACATTCCTCAGGTATGCTCCACAGGCAAGCGTACTGgttctgtttttcttctctatatCAAGTTCACAGCCTTTGCTCTCACAAATTAGCTTGAGGAAAAGAGAACCTTTAGAATTTCAAACAATGGGTCAAGCTCTGGGTATACCTGATAGTGGACTGCTATTGCAAATAGATTCTGTTCCGGTCATAGATCCTAACGAACCACTCGACAAGCTTCTTCTCAACAAAAGATTCCGCCAGTCTTTTATGGCATTTGCTGACAGGTATTTTGTGCTTCCTAATCAATTAGTGAAACCATTTTCTGGGGAAATGATTTAGATGTAGAGATttataacaagaaaatttagTTTCTGAGATTGTTTCATGTGCAAACTTAAGTTCTCAATTCCCAGAAGCTTCATAATATTTCTTGAGCTAACTTAAATTTCTGATTCCCAAAAGCTTTTGCATCCCTAATAATGTTTTTCTGCAACTATTGAagcaatttgaagaaaaatagaatttattttggcaaaaaaaaaaaatctcgagttgaaagtttactttgtatattttcacttttcatCTTAACTGCAGCTGCTTGGCGGGGGAGAGCGTGCATTTCTATAATGAAGTGCATGAACATGATAAAATTCCTGTAGATGACCCTGTAAGAAGGATCTACATGGCACGACATATTATTGAGAAGTATATTGTTGCAGGTTTGTGACGCATATAGGAAATTTGTGCTAAGTTTCATCTATTACATTCATTTGCATGCATTCAGGAACTTAATTATTTCCGCTCAATCTTCACCAACAAAAACAACTTGGTGATATGGCCTCTTCTTGGATATCTTAGTTTAGAG is a window encoding:
- the LOC7494800 gene encoding regulator of G-protein signaling 1 isoform X1 → MMKEEVNGSRSCAVQGGCPSDYIAISIAILAFFLLLSRLLFPFLIHKIPRTNGSGFWIPVIQVFGSFNLLLSIVMSINFLKFEKSHWWQSCYVWAVWIEGPLGFGLLLSCRIAQAFQLHHIFVKRQLPPIRSYFFLPLILLPWVAGAAFVHVKRPLNDRCHMGTHWIVPVVCLHTIYVAALVGFTWAIRHIEFRFNELKDLWQGILVSSLSIGIWFAAYISNETRDDIWWLQVASRILLLITASVLVLFFFSISSSQPLLSQISLRKREPLEFQTMGQALGIPDSGLLLQIDSVPVIDPNEPLDKLLLNKRFRQSFMAFADSCLAGESVHFYNEVHEHDKIPVDDPVRRIYMARHIIEKYIVAGASMEVNISYRTRQEILTTTNLAHPDLFNNALNELMQLMKTNLVKDYWSSMFFIKFKEANMRFNGHEQESMAGWNFSPRLSSVRGADDPFHQEHVLKGFGCDNRDLDTQ
- the LOC7494800 gene encoding regulator of G-protein signaling 1 isoform X2, which gives rise to MSINFLKFEKSHWWQSCYVWAVWIEGPLGFGLLLSCRIAQAFQLHHIFVKRQLPPIRSYFFLPLILLPWVAGAAFVHVKRPLNDRCHMGTHWIVPVVCLHTIYVAALVGFTWAIRHIEFRFNELKDLWQGILVSSLSIGIWFAAYISNETRDDIWWLQVASRILLLITASVLVLFFFSISSSQPLLSQISLRKREPLEFQTMGQALGIPDSGLLLQIDSVPVIDPNEPLDKLLLNKRFRQSFMAFADSCLAGESVHFYNEVHEHDKIPVDDPVRRIYMARHIIEKYIVAGASMEVNISYRTRQEILTTTNLAHPDLFNNALNELMQLMKTNLVKDYWSSMFFIKFKEANMRFNGHEQESMAGWNFSPRLSSVRGADDPFHQEHVLKGFGCDNRDLDTQ